In Tenacibaculum sp. 190524A02b, the genomic stretch CAAATGACTCGTAACGCTCATTATCAGAAACATATATTTCTTTCCAAGGAGCTAGCATAAAAACTTTATCGTATAAATATTTATTACTTTTTTCTTTATAAATAGTAGGATAATCAGTTTTTAAATAATTCATATACGCATGAACATCAGGAATTCCTCTGTCAAAAAAAATAATTTTATTACTCTCTTTACAGGCATTTGTAAATTGTTCTTCTCTACCTTCTAAAAGCATTTGACTAAAAAGTAGCGGTTGCTCTAAAAATAATTGGT encodes the following:
- a CDS encoding ATP-binding protein; translation: MQQKIVLIGGPGTGKSSVLNEFIKRGYLCMPEISREVTLKAQKEGIDQLFLEQPLLFSQMLLEGREEQFTNACKESNKIIFFDRGIPDVHAYMNYLKTDYPTIYKEKSNKYLYDKVFMLAPWKEIYVSDNERYESFEQAVEIDKYLREAYQEVGYKIVDVPFGTVEERCNFILNSL